The Streptomyces sp. HUAS MG91 sequence GCAGCCCGGACTTGCGGACCGTGCCCCGGTACCGGCCGAACAGGGTGAGCACCCAGGCCCGCCCGGCGCGCCCGCGCGCCAGACCGCCGAAGCCGAACAGGGCGAGCGCCCCGGACCCGGCGACCGCCGACCACTGCGCCGCTCCGAGCCCGGTGCCCTCGTACCGGGACAGCCCGGCGATCTCCGTGACGATCTGCGGCAGCGCCCCGGCCCAGCCGAGCGAGGCCACCGCGCCGGCCGCTCCGGCCAGCCCGCCGAGCACCCCGAGCGCGCCGGGCAGCGCCCGTCCGCCGCGCTCCTCCAGGTCCGGGTCGACGGTGGGCGCCGGGCGGGCCGGGGCGCGCGGCGGCATCCGGCGCGGGGCCATGGTCCTGCCGTTGCCGCCCTTGACCGCGCCGGTGCCGACCACCGCGGGGCGCAGCGGCACGGCCACCGGGTCCGGGTCGTCTCGGAAGAGGAGGTGGACCGGGATCTCGGTGGTCGCCTCGTTCTGGATGAGCCGCGCGTTGCGCGGCCGTTCCCCGGTCTCGGTGGTTTCGCTCATCGCTTCCTCGTCGCTCTCTCGGTCCGCCCCGGCACCGTCACTCGTCGTTCTGGCCGTCGTCCCGGTCCGGCCGGTGGTGGTCATGAGAAGAGCCGCCGCCAGGTCTCCGGCCCGGGATAGCCGTCGGCCGCCGCGCCCCGCCAGCCCTGCGCGCGCTGGAACGCCTCGACGGCCCGTCGGTCCGCCTCGCCCCAGCGCGGGGTCGGGCCCTGCGCGTAGTACTTGCCGAATCCTTTCTTCACGAGCTGTTCGCCGAGCTTCGTCACGGCGGCGCCGCTCGCGCCCGGCCGGAACGCCGCCCGGCCGGGGAAGGCCGGGGCCTTCGTGGCGCTGGAGCCCTTGGCGCCCGAGGCGCCCTTGCTCGCGGCCGGGATGTCCTTGCCCTTGCCGGCGACCAGGTACGACCACGTCGTCGGCCCCGGGATGCCGTCGGCGTCGGCGCCGCTCCAGCCCTGGGCCTTCTGGAACGCCTGGGTCGCCCTGCGGTCCGCGTCGCTCCAGCGCGGGCCGGGGCCCTGGCTGTAGAACCGCTTGCCGCCGCGCTCCACGAGCAGCCGGCCGAGCTGGGTGACGTAGGCGTTGTTCGCCCCGGGCCCGAAGGACCCGGCGCCGGGGAACTTCGTCGTCGAGGTGCCCGCGCCGGAGGTGGAGCCCGCCTTCACGCCCTTGTAGCGGTAGGCGAGGTACTTGGCGGAGTTGCTCCAGTACGCGTACGGGGTGGACTGCTTCCTGGTGCCGGGGCGGGTCTGCTCGTAGGCGATGTAGTAGTTGCGCGTGTAGTCCGTCCACCCGCCGAAGATGGTGACGTGCGAGCCCTTCTCCGGGTCGGACGGATTGTGGAAGAGCAGGATGTCGCCGGGCTGGAGCTGCGCCTTGGTGATCCGGGTGCCGAACGCCGCGAGGCTGCCCGTCCACTCGTTGCCCGGCAGGTCCCACGCCATGGAGACGAAGCCGGAGCAGTCCTGGCGGTAGCCGTCGTTCCAGTACTTGTCCATGCTGTACGGGACCTTGGCGGCCACCCAGGTCTTGGCCCGGTTGATGATCGCCGCCCGGGTCGTGGTGCGCAGCGCCGTCTGCTGCGTCAGGCTCACCGCGCCGGCGGCCTGGCCCGGCGCTCCGTGCAGCGCGCTGGTGCCGCCCTGCGGGGTGACGTCGTCGTCGCCCGGCGCGGGCTCACCCGGTCTGGCCTCGTGCTGCCCGGCCGCGGCGGCCGGGGTGAGCTGGACACCGCCGATGACGGTGCCGGCCGCCGCCGCGACGGCCAGGGCGTGCCGCGCGCCGAGCCGTGTCCGTCCCGGGGGCGGTGCGGTGCGCCGCCACTGGACGCACCCCGCGCAGCGGCAGCCGCCCGCCGGGTCGAAGTCCTCGAATACCGGAGCCTCCATGCGATTCCCCTCACACTCCAGAGCCGCCAACGAACTGACGAGCCTCGCCGTCGCACGCAGGCAGCGTCTCAACTGTCCGGACAAACCGCATGTTGACGGTCCGAATGATGGAAATCCCCACAAATACCCCGCCCCCTCGGCGCGCCGCCTGGCCAACGGCGGTCCGGAGCACCCCAGGAGTTCGGGTAAAGTTATGCAGGTCAGCGGGCGCCATTAGCTCAGTTGGTTAGAGCAGCGGACTCTTAATCCGCGTGTCCGGGGTTCGAGTCCCTGATGGCGCACAGCAAGGCACGGGCCCTCCACCAGCGTGGAGGGCCTTTGTCGTTGGGTAGAACAGCAGTCCGGCGAACGGCCGGGGGTCCGGGGGTTGTCCCCCGGGGGATGCAGCATCCGCGTGTCCGGGGTTCGAGTCCCTGATGGCGCACAGCAAGCAAAGGCCCTCCACCAGCGTGGAGGGCCTTTGTCGTTCATGTGTCCGAGTGGCGGGCCCCCAGGCGCACAGGAAACGCAAAGGATCCTCACAGTCGAGGAGATATGGGATCGCTGCACATTAAGGCCGGTAAACACCGTGTTTCGATCCGTATCGACCTTGCGATCATGAGGTGGGGCGCAGCACCCTATCGTGGAGCCTTTGGCCCCAAAGGGACTTACGGTGCAGGGTAGTTGCCGTCCGTGAGGCGGGGGCGCAGAGGCGGGTTCGGCGGGAGTACGGCGCGATCCGGCTGCTCAAGGCGCGGGGACGGGGGCCCCGTTCATGAAGCGATGCCGAGGGGGGGGGCATCATGCAACCGGAAGGCTGTCGTTCCAGTCTTAGAGAGGGTGGGACGGTGGCCGGCCACTGATACGCCCGGGATGGTCGAGGGGGACCGGTCACGGGCGGAGGACCGACGACCACGCGGTGACTCGCGTGCGGGGGGATGACTCAACATGACGTCGACGCCGACGGGTGCCCGCGGGCAGTTCGACCCGTCCGAGACGACCCAGCTGCGGGTGCCACCGCACCGCACCGGCGGCTTCAAGCGAATAAAGAAGAGCCTGCCGCGCTACGACTACGAGCACTACAGCCGGCTCGCCGGGCCCCTCACCCAGCCCGACCCGAGCAAGCCGTACACGGTGCAGTACCGCTCACTGCTCTCGCAGGAGCCGCACCGGATCCGCGCGGCGCTCATGCTGGGCGCGGCCCCGCTGCTCTCGCTCGTGCTGCTGTTCTGGCTGCTCCAGCCCGAGCACTGGACCGAGCGCGACTACGTGAAGTACGACTTCCTGCCCGCGCTCGACATCGTCATGCTCGTCGCGATCGGCCTGATCGAGCTCTTCCGCTGCATGAACGTCCTGTCGAACGCGCACGCGACGCTCGTCGCCCGGGACCCGATCCCGGTGGTGCCCGAGACCGGCACGAGAGTGGCGTTCCTGACCTCGTTCGTGCCCGGCAAGGAGCCGATCGAGATGGTGACGAAGACCCTGGAGGCGGCGGTCAAGCTCCGCCACCGGGGCCTTCTTCACGTCTGGCTCCTCGACGAGGGCGACGACCCCGAGGTCAAGGAGGTCTGCGCACGGCTCGGCGTGCACCACTTCTCCCGCAAGGGCGTCGCGAAGTGGAACCAGGCGAAGGGCCCGCACCGCGCGAAGACCAAGCACGGCAACTACAACGCCTGGCTGGACGCGCACGGCGACGACTACGACTTCTTCGCCTCGGTCGACACCGACCACGTCCCGATGCCCAACTACCTGGAGCGGATGCTCGGCTTCTTCCGCGACCCGAACGTCGGATTCGTCATCGGCCCCCAGGTGTACGGCAATTACGACAACTTCGTCACCAAGGCCGCCGAGTCCCAGCAGTTCCTCTTCCACGCGCTGATCCAGCGCGCGGGCAACCGCTACGGCTCACCCATGTTCGTCGGCACGTCGAACGCGGTGCGCATCAGCGCGCTCAAGCAGATCGGCGGCCTGTACGACTCGATCACCGAGGACATGGCGACCGGCTTCGAGATCCACCGCCACAAGAACCCGGCGACGGGCAAGAAGTGGCGCTCGGTGTACACGCCGGACGTGCTGGCCGTGGGCGAGGGCCCCAGCGCCTGGACGGACTTCTTCACGCAGCAGATGCGCTGGTCGCGCGGGACGTACGAGACGATCCTCAAGCAGTACTGGAAGGGCTTCTTCACGCTCCCGCCGAGCAAGCTCTTCAACTACACGATGATGATCATCTTCTACCCGATGGCCGCCATGAACTGGATTCTGGCGGCGCTGAGTTGCGCCCTGTTCCTGGGCCTGGGCGCCTCGGGTGTGAACATCGACCCGACGGTCTGGCTGATGCTGTACGGCAACGCCTCGGCGCTCCAGATCGGCCTCTACATCTGGAACCGCCGGCACAACGTCTCGCCGCACGAGCCCGAGGGCTCCGGCGGTGTGGCCGGTATGGTCATGTCCGCGCTGTCCGCGCCGCTGTACGCGAAGGCGCTCATCGACTCGCTGCTGCGCCGCAAGAGCAAGTTCGTCGTGACCCCGAAGGGCGACTCGGCCAGCCCCGACCGGTGGTTCGGGACCTTCCGCTACCACTGGTACTTCATCGTCATCTTCGCCGCGTCGATCACGGCCGGCTTCGTCCTCGGGCACGCGCACCCGGCGATGATCACCTGGGCCTGCTTCGCGCTGCTCATCACCGCGCTGCCGATGTTCGCCTGGCGCTACATGCTGCGCCAGGACAAGAAGAAGCCGAAGCCGCCCGCGGGCGGGCCGGCCGATCAGCCGTACGTCCCCCGCCATGCCGCGCCGCAGCACGGCGTGCCGCAGCAGAAGCCCGCCTGGGTCGCGGACGGGGGCAACGACGAGACCATGCAGATCTCCCTGGGGGGACGTAACAAGTGAAAGACGGTGCGAGCCGCCGCCGTGCCCGGCGGATAGCCATCGGCACGGTGGTGGTACTGGCGATCGCCGGGATGAACGGCCCCTGGCTGTATCGCTTCGGATCGGCCAAGTACCACGAGTACAAGATCAACAGACCGGAGTACAAGGCCGAGAACGGGCACTGGGACGTCATCGACTTCCCCAAGGACCTGCGCCTCAACACGATCCACGCGGCGCTGCTGCACACCGGCAAGATCCTGCTGATCGCCGGGTCGGGCAACAACCAGAAGAACTTCGACGCGAAGAAGTTCGACACCCGGCTCTACGACCCGGTGAAGAACACCATCAAGAAGATCGACACGCCGACCGACCTGTTCTGCACGGGCCACACCCAGCTGGCCAACGGCAATCTGCTGATCGCGGGCGGCACCAAGCGCTACGAGAAGCTCAAGGGCGACGTCACCAAGGCCGGCGGCCTGATGATCGTGCACAACGAGGACCCGGACGCGCCGAAGACCATCAAGGCCGGCACCCGCTTCACCGGCAAGGAGAGCGGCAAGACCTTCGTCGCCAAGGACAACATCGTCGTCCCGCGCGCCAAGAAGGTCTTCGACCCGGCCACCGGCGCCTTCCAGCGCAACGACCCCGGACTCGGCCGCGTCTACGTCGAGGCGCAGCGCTCCGGCACCAAGTACGAGACGGGCACCCAGGACAACTACCGGGTGCAGGGCCTCACCGGTCCCGACGCGCGCAACGTGTACGGCATCGCGCAGAAGCTCGCGCTCGACAAGAAGGACTTCCAGGGGATCCGCGACTCCTACGAGTTCGACCCGGTCGCCGAGAAGTACATCAAGGTCGACCCGATGAACGAGGCGCGCTGGTACCCCACGCTGACCACGCTCTCGGACGGCAGGGTGCTCTCCGTCTCCGGCCTCGACGAGATCGGGCAGCTGGTGCCCGGCAAGAACGAGGTGTACGACCCGAAGACGAAGAAGTGGACGTACCTGACGAAGGACGTCCGCCAGTTCCCCACCTACCCGGCGCTGTTCCAGATGGAGAACGGCAAGATCTTCTACTCGGGGTCGAACGCGGGATACGGCCCCGACAACGTCGGCCGCAAGCCCGGCATCTGGGACCTGACGGACAACAAGTTCCAGAAGATCCCCGGCCTGTCCGACGCGAACATGATGGAGACGTCGAACACGGTCGAGCTGCCGCCCGCGCAGAGCCAGAAGTACATGGTGATCGGCGGCGGCGGGGTCGGCGAGTCCAAGCTGTCCAGCAACAAGACCCGGATCGTCGATCTCACCGCGAAGAAGCCGGCGTTCACCGACGGCCCGACGCTGGAGAAGGGCACCCGCTACCCGCAGGCGTCGGTCCTGCCCGACGACTCCATCCTCGTCTCGGGCGGCTCCGAGGACTACCGCGGCCGCGGTGACTCCAACATCCACCAGGCCCGGATCTACGACACGGCGACCAACTCCTTCAAGCGGGTCGCCGACCCGGCGGTGGGCCGCAACTACCACTCGGGGTCGCTGCTGCTCCCCGACGGCCGCGTGCTGTTCTTCGGCTCCGACTCGCTGTACGCGGACAAGGCCGACACCAAGCCGGGCGTGTTCGAGCAGCGCCTGGAGATGTACACGCCGCCCTACCTGTACCGGGACTCCCGCCCGACCCTGGAGAGCGGCGAGAAGACCATCAGGCGCGGCGCCTCGGCCACGTACGGCACCGCCCACGCCTCGTCCATCAAGACGGCGCGGCTGATCAGGCCGAGCGCGTCCACGCACGTCACCGACGTCGACCAGACGTCGATCGCGCTGGACCTGAAGAAGTCCGACGACTCGATCACGGTGACGGTGCCCAAGAGCCGGTCACTGGTCGAATCCGGCTGGTACATGCTGTTCGTGACGGACGATCAGGGCACACCCAGCAAGGCACAGTGGGTGCACGTGCCGTAGCCGCGGCCCACAACGACCGCGGGGGCGAAGGGCATCGCGCCCCTCGCCCCCGCGACTTTCCCCGTCATCGCCCGGCGTTGGCCAGCTTCACCGCGTACGCGCCCCACCAGGCGCCGGCCTTCGGCCCGCCCTTGCAGGTGCCGTCGGACTCGCCCGGCCGCTTCACCCACAGGTACGCCTTCACCAGCGGGTCGCCGGTCTTCGTGGTCGGCGTCTCGCCGAGGGCCCGCCCCGGCGGGTTGCACCAGCGCTCGTTCGGATCGCCGCCCGTGTACGGCCCGTTGCCGTTGCGGCTGGTGTCGACGACGAACGGC is a genomic window containing:
- a CDS encoding peptidoglycan-binding protein, with the protein product MEAPVFEDFDPAGGCRCAGCVQWRRTAPPPGRTRLGARHALAVAAAAGTVIGGVQLTPAAAAGQHEARPGEPAPGDDDVTPQGGTSALHGAPGQAAGAVSLTQQTALRTTTRAAIINRAKTWVAAKVPYSMDKYWNDGYRQDCSGFVSMAWDLPGNEWTGSLAAFGTRITKAQLQPGDILLFHNPSDPEKGSHVTIFGGWTDYTRNYYIAYEQTRPGTRKQSTPYAYWSNSAKYLAYRYKGVKAGSTSGAGTSTTKFPGAGSFGPGANNAYVTQLGRLLVERGGKRFYSQGPGPRWSDADRRATQAFQKAQGWSGADADGIPGPTTWSYLVAGKGKDIPAASKGASGAKGSSATKAPAFPGRAAFRPGASGAAVTKLGEQLVKKGFGKYYAQGPTPRWGEADRRAVEAFQRAQGWRGAAADGYPGPETWRRLFS
- a CDS encoding kelch motif-containing protein; translated protein: MKDGASRRRARRIAIGTVVVLAIAGMNGPWLYRFGSAKYHEYKINRPEYKAENGHWDVIDFPKDLRLNTIHAALLHTGKILLIAGSGNNQKNFDAKKFDTRLYDPVKNTIKKIDTPTDLFCTGHTQLANGNLLIAGGTKRYEKLKGDVTKAGGLMIVHNEDPDAPKTIKAGTRFTGKESGKTFVAKDNIVVPRAKKVFDPATGAFQRNDPGLGRVYVEAQRSGTKYETGTQDNYRVQGLTGPDARNVYGIAQKLALDKKDFQGIRDSYEFDPVAEKYIKVDPMNEARWYPTLTTLSDGRVLSVSGLDEIGQLVPGKNEVYDPKTKKWTYLTKDVRQFPTYPALFQMENGKIFYSGSNAGYGPDNVGRKPGIWDLTDNKFQKIPGLSDANMMETSNTVELPPAQSQKYMVIGGGGVGESKLSSNKTRIVDLTAKKPAFTDGPTLEKGTRYPQASVLPDDSILVSGGSEDYRGRGDSNIHQARIYDTATNSFKRVADPAVGRNYHSGSLLLPDGRVLFFGSDSLYADKADTKPGVFEQRLEMYTPPYLYRDSRPTLESGEKTIRRGASATYGTAHASSIKTARLIRPSASTHVTDVDQTSIALDLKKSDDSITVTVPKSRSLVESGWYMLFVTDDQGTPSKAQWVHVP
- a CDS encoding cellulose synthase catalytic subunit, producing the protein MTSTPTGARGQFDPSETTQLRVPPHRTGGFKRIKKSLPRYDYEHYSRLAGPLTQPDPSKPYTVQYRSLLSQEPHRIRAALMLGAAPLLSLVLLFWLLQPEHWTERDYVKYDFLPALDIVMLVAIGLIELFRCMNVLSNAHATLVARDPIPVVPETGTRVAFLTSFVPGKEPIEMVTKTLEAAVKLRHRGLLHVWLLDEGDDPEVKEVCARLGVHHFSRKGVAKWNQAKGPHRAKTKHGNYNAWLDAHGDDYDFFASVDTDHVPMPNYLERMLGFFRDPNVGFVIGPQVYGNYDNFVTKAAESQQFLFHALIQRAGNRYGSPMFVGTSNAVRISALKQIGGLYDSITEDMATGFEIHRHKNPATGKKWRSVYTPDVLAVGEGPSAWTDFFTQQMRWSRGTYETILKQYWKGFFTLPPSKLFNYTMMIIFYPMAAMNWILAALSCALFLGLGASGVNIDPTVWLMLYGNASALQIGLYIWNRRHNVSPHEPEGSGGVAGMVMSALSAPLYAKALIDSLLRRKSKFVVTPKGDSASPDRWFGTFRYHWYFIVIFAASITAGFVLGHAHPAMITWACFALLITALPMFAWRYMLRQDKKKPKPPAGGPADQPYVPRHAAPQHGVPQQKPAWVADGGNDETMQISLGGRNK